A region from the Nocardioides exalbidus genome encodes:
- a CDS encoding fumarate reductase/succinate dehydrogenase flavoprotein subunit gives MPDTVTATDASPSGMLDGDYDDAAGYYTPGTPLVDTKSPAGPVADRWQTRKFEARLVNPANRRKLDIIIVGTGLAGASAAATLGEAGYNVKSFCYQDSPRRAHSIAAQGGINAAKNYKEDGDSVHRLFYDTVKGGDYRSRESNVYRLAEVSTNIIDQCVAQGVPFAREYGGLLDNRSFGGVQVSRTFYARGQTGQQLLIGAYQALERQVAAGTVSMYARHEMLELITIEGKARGIIARDMVTGEIQTHLADVVVLASGGYGNVFYLSTNAMGCNVTAAWRAHRKGAYMANPCFTQIHPTCIPVSGEHQSKLTLMSESLRNDGRIWVPKNQADCEKDPRDIPEEDRDYFLERIYPSFGNLVPRDIASRAAKYMCDEGRGVGPKVDGVRRGVYLDFAAAIERLGRDGVEEKYDNLLDMYERITGENPYEVPMRIYPAVHYVMGGLWVDYDLQSTIPGLFVTGEANFSDHGANRLGASALMQGLADGYFVLPHTIRDYLADGPFEPIADDHPAVVEARESVKGRIDHFLSVNGTRSVDSYHRELGNIMWEYCGMERTEDGLKKAIDLIRTLKDDFYRNVKVLGSAETLNQSLEKAGRVADFFELGELMCIDALNRRESCGGHFRGESQTEDGEALRHDDEFAYVAAWEWAGDDESNQMNAPVLHKEELEYTAIEMKQRSYK, from the coding sequence ATGCCCGACACCGTCACCGCGACGGACGCCTCCCCCAGCGGGATGCTCGACGGTGACTACGACGACGCGGCGGGCTACTACACGCCCGGCACCCCGCTCGTCGACACCAAGTCGCCCGCCGGCCCGGTCGCCGACCGCTGGCAGACCCGCAAGTTCGAGGCGCGGCTGGTCAACCCGGCCAACCGCCGCAAGCTCGACATCATCATCGTCGGCACCGGCCTGGCCGGCGCCTCCGCGGCCGCCACCCTCGGCGAGGCCGGCTACAACGTGAAGTCCTTCTGCTACCAGGACTCCCCGCGCCGCGCCCACTCGATCGCGGCCCAGGGCGGCATCAACGCGGCGAAGAACTACAAGGAGGACGGTGACTCGGTCCACCGCCTCTTCTACGACACGGTCAAGGGCGGCGACTACCGCTCGCGCGAGTCCAACGTCTACCGCCTGGCCGAGGTCAGCACGAACATCATCGACCAGTGCGTCGCCCAGGGCGTCCCGTTCGCCCGTGAGTACGGCGGCCTGCTCGACAACCGCTCGTTCGGTGGCGTGCAGGTCTCGCGCACCTTCTACGCGCGCGGCCAGACGGGCCAGCAGCTGCTGATCGGCGCGTACCAGGCCCTCGAGCGCCAGGTCGCCGCGGGCACGGTGTCGATGTACGCCCGCCACGAGATGCTCGAGCTCATCACGATCGAGGGCAAGGCGCGCGGCATCATCGCCCGCGACATGGTCACCGGTGAGATCCAGACCCACCTCGCCGACGTCGTCGTGCTCGCCTCCGGCGGCTACGGCAACGTGTTCTACCTCTCGACCAACGCGATGGGCTGCAACGTCACCGCCGCGTGGCGCGCGCACCGCAAGGGCGCCTACATGGCCAACCCCTGCTTCACGCAGATCCACCCCACGTGCATCCCGGTCTCCGGCGAGCACCAGTCGAAGCTGACCCTGATGTCGGAGTCGCTGCGCAACGACGGCCGGATCTGGGTCCCGAAGAACCAGGCCGACTGCGAGAAGGACCCCCGCGACATCCCGGAGGAGGACCGCGACTACTTCCTGGAGCGGATCTACCCCTCCTTCGGCAACCTGGTCCCGCGCGACATCGCCTCGCGTGCGGCGAAGTACATGTGCGACGAGGGCCGCGGTGTCGGGCCCAAGGTCGACGGCGTACGTCGCGGGGTCTACCTCGACTTCGCCGCCGCCATCGAGCGCCTCGGCCGCGACGGTGTGGAGGAGAAGTACGACAACCTCCTCGACATGTACGAGCGCATCACGGGCGAGAACCCCTACGAGGTGCCGATGCGCATCTACCCCGCCGTCCACTACGTCATGGGCGGCCTGTGGGTCGACTACGACCTCCAGTCGACGATCCCGGGCCTGTTCGTGACCGGTGAGGCCAACTTCTCCGACCACGGCGCCAACCGCCTCGGCGCCTCGGCGCTGATGCAGGGCCTGGCCGACGGCTACTTCGTCCTCCCCCACACCATCCGCGACTACCTCGCGGACGGCCCGTTCGAGCCCATCGCCGACGACCACCCGGCCGTCGTCGAGGCGCGCGAGTCGGTCAAGGGCCGCATCGACCACTTCCTGTCCGTCAACGGCACCCGCAGCGTCGACTCGTACCACCGCGAGCTCGGCAACATCATGTGGGAGTACTGCGGCATGGAGCGGACCGAGGACGGCCTGAAGAAGGCGATCGACCTGATCCGCACCCTGAAGGACGACTTCTACCGCAACGTGAAGGTGCTCGGCAGCGCCGAGACGCTCAACCAGTCGCTCGAGAAGGCCGGCCGCGTGGCCGACTTCTTCGAGCTCGGCGAGCTCATGTGCATCGACGCGCTCAACCGGCGCGAGTCGTGCGGCGGCCACTTCCGTGGCGAGTCGCAGACCGAGGACGGCGAGGCGCTGCGCCACGACGACGAGTTCGCGTACGTCGCGGCGTGGGAGTGGGCCGGCGACGACGAGTCCAACCAGATGAACGCGCCCGTCCTGCACAAGGAAGAGCTGGAGTACACGGCCATCGAGATGAAGCAGCGGAGCTACAAGTGA
- a CDS encoding succinate dehydrogenase cytochrome b subunit — translation MATQTNPPTLVKGARASRTTIALKMAMAVSGFIFLGFVLAHMYGNLKAFGGHDAFNEYAEHLREIGEPMLPHSGLLWILRVGLILSLVVHVYAAVALWRRAAHARTTKYVMKKETGATRASLLMRWGGLTIFLFLVWHLLNFTIGKVNVQGGATNDPYNLLVDTFDVWWLTLIYIVAMLALGAHLHHGIWSAAQTLGWTGTAAKRQRAKVFGFVVALIVSVGFSLVPLGVLAGIITK, via the coding sequence GTGGCAACCCAAACCAATCCCCCGACCCTGGTGAAGGGCGCGAGGGCCTCGCGCACCACCATCGCCCTGAAGATGGCCATGGCCGTCAGCGGGTTCATCTTCCTCGGCTTCGTGCTCGCGCACATGTACGGCAACCTCAAGGCGTTCGGCGGCCACGACGCCTTCAACGAGTACGCCGAGCACCTCCGCGAGATCGGTGAGCCGATGCTCCCGCACTCGGGCCTGCTGTGGATCCTGCGCGTCGGGCTGATCCTCTCGCTGGTCGTGCACGTCTACGCCGCCGTCGCGCTGTGGCGGCGGGCCGCCCACGCACGCACGACGAAGTACGTGATGAAGAAGGAGACCGGCGCGACCCGCGCCAGCCTGCTGATGCGCTGGGGCGGGTTGACGATCTTCCTCTTCCTCGTCTGGCACCTGCTCAACTTCACGATCGGCAAGGTCAACGTGCAGGGCGGGGCGACCAACGACCCCTACAACCTGCTGGTCGACACCTTCGACGTGTGGTGGCTGACGCTCATCTACATCGTTGCCATGCTCGCGCTCGGCGCCCACCTGCACCACGGCATCTGGAGCGCCGCCCAGACGCTGGGCTGGACGGGCACCGCGGCCAAGCGCCAGCGCGCCAAGGTCTTCGGCTTCGTCGTCGCGCTGATCGTCTCGGTCGGCTTCTCCCTCGTCCCGCTCGGTGTCCTCGCCGGCATCATCACCAAGTAA
- a CDS encoding fumarate reductase/succinate dehydrogenase flavoprotein subunit → MSDRHPMTGNQMSPDAQAGMERHAYDVVVIGAGGAGLRAAIAAHDAGARVAVVCKSLLGKAHTVMAEGGIAAAMGNRWPEDNWEVHFRDTMRGGKMLNHWRMAQLHAQQAPERVMELEDWGALFDRTDDGLISQRDFGGHKYARLAHVGDRTGLEMIRTLQQRTVQLGIDVFMELTITDLFKHDGAISGAFGYWRETGRFVLFEAPAVILATGGIGKSFKVTSNSWEYTGDGHALALRAGASLINMEFVQFHPTGMVWPPSVKGLLVTESVRGDGGVLKNSEGTRFMFDYIPEFFRAETADTVEEADAWYDDKKNNRRPPELLPRDEVARAINSEIKAGRGTPHGGIYLDIASRRSPEFIRKRLPSMYHQFKELADVDITAEPMEIGPTCHYVMGGVEVDPDTQESAVAGLYAVGECSGGMHGSNRLGGNSLGDLLVFGKLAGEAATSYATGLGGTRPTVADADVKAASTSAVAPFEIEGGENPYSIQADLQQSMNDLVGIIRTASELEQSLTEIEALKERAKAMTVEGHRQYNPGWHLAIDLRNMLVVSESIAKAALAREESRGGHTRDDFPATDHEVWGHKNLVVSLDEAGTGVVLAEKPLPEMPDELKKYFDEPKKES, encoded by the coding sequence ATGAGCGACCGGCATCCGATGACCGGCAACCAGATGTCGCCCGACGCGCAGGCCGGCATGGAGCGGCACGCGTACGACGTCGTGGTGATCGGCGCCGGGGGAGCGGGCCTGCGCGCGGCCATCGCCGCGCACGACGCGGGCGCCCGGGTCGCGGTGGTCTGCAAGTCGCTGCTCGGCAAGGCGCACACGGTCATGGCCGAGGGCGGCATCGCGGCGGCGATGGGCAACCGGTGGCCCGAGGACAACTGGGAGGTCCACTTCCGCGACACGATGCGCGGCGGGAAGATGCTCAACCACTGGCGGATGGCGCAGCTGCACGCGCAGCAGGCGCCCGAGCGGGTGATGGAGCTCGAGGACTGGGGCGCCCTCTTCGACCGCACCGACGACGGGCTGATCTCCCAGCGCGACTTCGGCGGCCACAAGTACGCCCGGCTCGCGCACGTCGGCGACCGCACCGGCCTCGAGATGATCCGCACGCTCCAGCAGCGCACCGTGCAGCTCGGCATCGACGTCTTCATGGAGCTGACGATCACCGACCTCTTCAAGCACGACGGCGCGATCTCCGGAGCCTTCGGCTACTGGCGCGAGACCGGCCGCTTCGTGCTCTTCGAGGCGCCGGCGGTGATCCTCGCGACCGGCGGCATCGGCAAGTCGTTCAAGGTCACCTCGAACTCGTGGGAGTACACCGGCGACGGCCACGCGCTCGCCCTGCGCGCCGGCGCCAGCCTGATCAACATGGAGTTCGTGCAGTTCCACCCGACCGGGATGGTCTGGCCGCCGTCGGTGAAGGGGCTCCTCGTCACCGAGTCGGTGCGTGGCGACGGCGGCGTCCTGAAGAACTCCGAGGGCACGCGCTTCATGTTCGACTACATCCCCGAGTTCTTCCGGGCCGAGACCGCGGACACGGTCGAGGAGGCGGACGCCTGGTACGACGACAAGAAGAACAACCGGCGCCCGCCGGAGCTGCTGCCGCGCGACGAGGTCGCCCGCGCGATCAACTCCGAGATCAAGGCCGGCCGGGGCACCCCGCACGGCGGCATCTACCTCGACATCGCCTCGCGGCGCAGCCCGGAGTTCATCCGCAAGCGGCTCCCGTCGATGTACCACCAGTTCAAGGAGCTCGCCGACGTCGACATCACCGCCGAGCCGATGGAGATCGGCCCGACCTGCCACTACGTCATGGGCGGCGTCGAGGTCGACCCCGACACCCAGGAGAGCGCCGTGGCCGGGCTCTACGCCGTCGGCGAGTGCTCCGGCGGGATGCACGGCTCGAACCGGCTCGGCGGCAACTCGCTCGGTGACCTGCTGGTCTTCGGCAAGCTGGCCGGCGAGGCCGCGACGTCGTACGCCACCGGGCTGGGCGGCACCCGCCCGACGGTCGCCGACGCCGACGTGAAGGCCGCCTCGACGAGCGCGGTCGCACCCTTCGAGATCGAGGGTGGGGAGAACCCGTACTCGATCCAGGCCGACCTCCAGCAGTCGATGAACGACCTCGTCGGCATCATCCGGACGGCCAGCGAGCTCGAGCAGTCGCTCACCGAGATCGAGGCCCTCAAGGAGCGGGCGAAGGCGATGACCGTCGAGGGGCACCGGCAGTACAACCCCGGCTGGCACCTCGCGATCGACCTGCGCAACATGCTGGTCGTCTCGGAGTCGATTGCGAAGGCGGCGCTGGCCCGCGAGGAGTCGCGCGGCGGCCACACCCGCGACGACTTCCCGGCGACCGACCACGAGGTCTGGGGCCACAAGAACCTCGTGGTCAGCCTCGACGAGGCCGGCACCGGCGTCGTGCTCGCCGAGAAACCCCTGCCCGAGATGCCCGACGAGCTCAAGAAGTACTTCGACGAGCCCAAGAAGGAGTCCTGA
- a CDS encoding succinate dehydrogenase/fumarate reductase iron-sulfur subunit has product MAYDLKLRVWRGDTDGGELTDYTVEVSDGEVVLDALHRLQATQTGDLAIRWNCKAGKCGSCSAEINGRPRLMCMTRLSDFDQAETITVTPMRTFPVIRDLVTDVSFNYEKAKELPYAELGPRDADGKRRMMQVDVERGQEFRKCIECFLCQDVCHVVRDHEDNKQHFAGPRFFIRYAELDMHPLDTHDRRQLAQGAAGLGMCNITKCCTEVCPEGIHITDNAIIPMKERVVDRKYDPLVWLGNKIGLRNKDNDGRTEV; this is encoded by the coding sequence ATGGCCTACGACCTCAAGCTGCGCGTCTGGCGCGGGGACACCGACGGCGGCGAGCTGACGGACTACACCGTCGAGGTGTCCGACGGCGAGGTGGTGCTCGACGCGCTGCACCGGCTCCAGGCCACGCAGACCGGCGACCTCGCGATCCGCTGGAACTGCAAGGCCGGCAAGTGCGGCTCGTGCAGCGCGGAGATCAACGGCCGGCCGCGGCTGATGTGCATGACGCGGCTCTCCGACTTCGACCAGGCCGAGACCATCACGGTCACCCCGATGCGCACCTTCCCGGTGATCCGCGACCTCGTCACCGACGTGTCCTTCAACTACGAGAAGGCCAAGGAGCTGCCCTACGCCGAGCTGGGGCCGCGTGACGCCGACGGCAAGCGCCGGATGATGCAGGTCGACGTCGAGCGCGGCCAGGAGTTCCGCAAGTGCATCGAGTGCTTCCTCTGCCAGGACGTGTGCCACGTGGTGCGCGACCACGAGGACAACAAGCAGCACTTCGCCGGCCCGCGCTTCTTCATCCGCTACGCCGAGCTCGACATGCACCCGCTCGACACCCACGACCGCCGCCAGCTCGCCCAGGGGGCAGCGGGCCTGGGGATGTGCAACATCACCAAGTGCTGCACGGAGGTGTGCCCCGAGGGGATCCACATCACCGACAACGCGATCATCCCGATGAAGGAGCGCGTGGTGGACCGGAAGTACGACCCGCTGGTGTGGCTCGGCAACAAGATCGGCCTCCGCAACAAGGACAACGACGGCCGCACCGAGGTCTGA
- a CDS encoding Hsp20/alpha crystallin family protein: protein MPDRRNPFEGVTDFVSELSRLRTLGVHGSLETAEAAERTHASAWVPSTDILARGDDLLIRIELAGVDPEDVDLRFSHGVLTVSGARHAEDDGEDGATFLVRERYYGEFRRAITLPENTTSDDIEAAFEDGLVTVTVTGAAAESESSRIEVAHRGRKTRARRKPTS from the coding sequence ATGCCCGACCGCCGCAACCCGTTCGAGGGCGTGACCGACTTCGTCAGCGAGCTGTCCCGCCTGCGCACGCTCGGCGTGCACGGCTCGCTGGAGACCGCCGAGGCCGCCGAGCGCACCCACGCCTCGGCCTGGGTGCCGAGCACCGACATCCTCGCCCGCGGTGACGACCTGCTCATCCGCATCGAGCTGGCCGGCGTCGACCCCGAGGACGTCGACCTCAGGTTCAGCCACGGCGTGCTCACCGTGTCGGGTGCGCGCCACGCCGAGGACGACGGCGAGGACGGCGCGACGTTCCTCGTCCGCGAGCGCTACTACGGCGAGTTCCGCCGCGCGATCACGCTCCCGGAGAACACCACGTCGGACGACATCGAGGCCGCCTTCGAGGACGGCCTGGTCACCGTCACCGTGACCGGGGCGGCCGCCGAGAGCGAGAGCAGCCGCATCGAGGTCGCCCACCGGGGCCGCAAGACCCGCGCGCGCCGGAAGCCGACCAGCTAG
- a CDS encoding glycine betaine ABC transporter substrate-binding protein: MRARALVAVVALGAALLTACGENSERDASQQPQGARLRVTIGTQEFPEALVLGELWRQALAVNGYTVNLRKAVGPAEDLDQALRDGEVDGYVAYTGTVLSIVAGEEVSGLDPEQTYDAVRDYYEGQDMVVSEQTPFENKDAIAVADAFAEENRLTSIADLADLDSFVLGARPEFEDLQLGLAGLQEVYGLDNAQFVPAQLGDQYAMLDDGDADAVDAFTTDPQLSGGRYTLLDDPELLFGSQNVVMVVDQGKLDSIDSEAFMNVIDTVNSELSEDAMVEMNAEVTDGRSEVDVARSFLRRVGLMTPLRS, from the coding sequence GTGAGGGCCCGGGCCCTCGTCGCGGTCGTCGCCCTCGGCGCCGCGCTGCTCACGGCGTGCGGGGAGAACTCCGAGCGCGACGCCTCGCAGCAGCCGCAGGGTGCGCGGCTGCGGGTCACCATCGGCACCCAGGAGTTCCCCGAGGCCCTCGTGCTCGGCGAGCTCTGGCGCCAGGCGCTCGCGGTCAACGGCTACACCGTGAACCTCCGCAAGGCGGTCGGCCCCGCCGAGGACCTCGACCAGGCGCTGCGCGACGGCGAGGTCGACGGCTACGTCGCCTACACCGGCACCGTCTTGTCGATCGTCGCCGGCGAGGAGGTCTCCGGGCTCGACCCCGAGCAGACCTACGACGCGGTGCGCGACTACTACGAGGGCCAGGACATGGTCGTCAGCGAGCAGACGCCCTTCGAGAACAAGGACGCCATCGCGGTCGCCGACGCGTTCGCCGAGGAGAACCGCCTCACCTCGATCGCCGACCTCGCGGACCTCGACTCCTTCGTCCTCGGTGCCCGTCCCGAGTTCGAGGACCTCCAGCTCGGCCTGGCCGGTCTCCAGGAGGTCTACGGCCTCGACAACGCCCAGTTCGTGCCGGCCCAGCTCGGCGACCAGTACGCCATGCTCGACGACGGCGACGCCGACGCGGTCGACGCCTTCACCACCGATCCGCAGCTCAGCGGTGGCCGCTACACCCTGCTCGACGACCCCGAGCTGCTCTTCGGCTCGCAGAACGTCGTGATGGTCGTCGACCAGGGCAAGCTCGACTCGATCGACTCCGAGGCGTTCATGAACGTCATCGACACCGTGAACTCCGAGCTCAGCGAGGACGCGATGGTGGAGATGAACGCCGAGGTCACCGACGGCCGGAGCGAGGTCGACGTGGCCCGCTCGTTCCTTCGGCGGGTCGGCCTGATGACCCCGCTGCGCAGCTGA
- a CDS encoding BCCT family transporter encodes MKRILKDVDPIVFWGSALLIGVFVAWGLFAPTSLGSVMTSALGWVIGNFGWVFVLIAFAVLVLCIFLALHPWGRLRLGPDDSRPEFGTFSWISMMFAAGLGAGLLFYGITEPVSHWTSPPHGLADPESEAAALVALRYTYFHWGFNGWAMYAVMGGAMAYFSFRKGLPILVSSTFTPVLGPDANNRPIGRLIDALAIVATLFGTATALGLNGLQLNSGLNYLLDVPKSNAVAVAIIVVVTLLFVISATSGVEKGINFLANLGSFATIGLFLFFLVVGGSTVLVISQGIESIGNYVIQVLPMSLQTGVGDEQWMAGWTLFYWAWWVSWAPFVGMFVARISRGRTIREFIIGVVAAPTGFGFLWFAIVGGTGIELQRSGKADIVGSLATPELSLFTALDVLPIPAISAGLCIVLIALFFISGADAASVVMATMASRGSITPSKFVTIVLGLLMGGIACAMLLVGGLTALQQAAVLGSVPFTFVLVGVAWCWVKALREETRAAPDDGGPEDGVRHQGKAQEKTRAGGAS; translated from the coding sequence GTGAAGCGCATCCTGAAGGACGTCGACCCCATCGTGTTCTGGGGCTCGGCCTTGCTGATCGGCGTCTTCGTCGCCTGGGGCCTCTTCGCCCCGACCAGCCTCGGCAGCGTCATGACGAGCGCGCTCGGCTGGGTGATCGGCAACTTCGGCTGGGTGTTCGTGCTGATCGCCTTCGCCGTCCTCGTGCTCTGCATCTTCCTCGCGCTCCACCCGTGGGGCCGGCTGCGGCTCGGACCCGACGACTCGCGCCCGGAGTTCGGCACGTTCTCGTGGATCTCGATGATGTTCGCCGCCGGTCTCGGCGCCGGCCTCCTCTTCTACGGCATCACCGAGCCCGTCTCGCACTGGACGTCGCCGCCCCACGGCCTGGCCGACCCCGAGTCGGAGGCCGCGGCGCTGGTGGCCCTGCGCTACACCTACTTCCACTGGGGCTTCAACGGCTGGGCGATGTACGCCGTCATGGGCGGCGCGATGGCCTACTTCAGCTTCCGCAAGGGGCTGCCGATCCTGGTGAGCTCGACCTTCACCCCGGTCCTCGGTCCCGACGCCAACAACCGGCCCATCGGCCGCCTGATCGACGCCCTGGCGATCGTCGCCACGCTCTTCGGCACCGCCACTGCCCTGGGGCTCAACGGGCTCCAGCTCAACAGCGGGCTCAACTACCTGCTGGACGTGCCGAAGTCCAACGCCGTCGCGGTCGCGATCATCGTGGTGGTGACGCTGCTCTTCGTCATCTCCGCCACGTCGGGTGTCGAGAAGGGCATCAACTTCCTGGCCAACCTCGGCTCGTTCGCCACGATCGGCCTCTTCCTCTTCTTCCTGGTCGTCGGCGGCTCGACGGTGCTGGTGATCTCGCAGGGCATCGAGTCGATCGGCAACTACGTCATCCAGGTGCTGCCGATGTCGCTCCAGACCGGCGTCGGCGACGAGCAGTGGATGGCCGGCTGGACGCTCTTCTACTGGGCCTGGTGGGTCTCGTGGGCGCCCTTCGTCGGCATGTTCGTCGCCCGCATCTCGCGCGGTCGCACGATCCGCGAGTTCATCATCGGCGTGGTCGCCGCGCCCACCGGCTTCGGCTTCCTCTGGTTCGCCATCGTCGGCGGCACGGGCATCGAGCTCCAGCGCAGCGGCAAGGCCGACATCGTCGGCTCGCTGGCCACGCCCGAGCTCTCGCTCTTCACCGCACTCGACGTGCTCCCGATCCCCGCCATCAGCGCCGGCCTCTGCATCGTGCTGATCGCACTGTTCTTCATCAGCGGAGCCGACGCCGCGTCGGTCGTGATGGCCACCATGGCCTCGCGCGGATCGATCACGCCGTCGAAGTTCGTCACGATCGTGCTCGGCCTGCTGATGGGCGGCATCGCCTGCGCGATGCTGCTGGTCGGCGGCCTCACCGCCCTCCAACAGGCAGCGGTCCTCGGGTCGGTGCCGTTCACCTTCGTCCTCGTCGGCGTGGCCTGGTGCTGGGTCAAGGCGCTGCGGGAGGAGACCCGCGCGGCACCCGACGACGGCGGGCCGGAGGACGGCGTACGCCACCAGGGGAAGGCGCAGGAGAAGACGCGCGCGGGAGGCGCCTCGTGA
- a CDS encoding DUF4328 domain-containing protein: MSTQGAGWYADPQDGRWLRWWDGSSWTEHLHPLPPATAAQHPDLPRRWGLLSVLTQLALAVMVLLCAYGLWVDRQVLAFDEELRLRPDTLTVADGERIDALLTSTFVVSAWMLVTGVLVISWLYTAHRSNRMDRSVVRHASGWAVGGWFVPVLNFWRPFQMVTDVRRGATGDPRPGIPFSQGWWWGLFAGQYVLSWAGQTRASLRAGLRADTSTEAPPLLGFSQVAVDVAQWHQWQSVVTIAAGLLAVVVVRNVTRLVMTGQTGQSQSTNTTTSLTG; this comes from the coding sequence ATGTCGACTCAGGGAGCGGGTTGGTACGCCGATCCGCAGGACGGCCGTTGGCTGCGCTGGTGGGACGGATCGAGCTGGACCGAGCACCTCCACCCGCTCCCGCCGGCCACCGCGGCGCAGCACCCCGACCTGCCGCGTCGCTGGGGGCTGCTGTCGGTCCTCACCCAGCTCGCCCTCGCCGTCATGGTGCTCCTGTGCGCCTACGGCCTCTGGGTCGATCGGCAGGTGCTGGCCTTCGACGAGGAGCTGCGGCTTCGTCCGGACACCCTGACCGTGGCCGACGGCGAGCGCATCGACGCGCTGCTCACGTCGACCTTCGTCGTCAGCGCATGGATGCTGGTGACCGGCGTCCTCGTCATCAGCTGGCTCTACACCGCCCATCGCAGCAACCGCATGGACCGCTCGGTCGTGCGGCACGCCTCCGGCTGGGCGGTGGGCGGCTGGTTCGTGCCGGTGCTGAACTTCTGGCGGCCGTTCCAGATGGTCACCGACGTCCGCCGGGGCGCCACCGGCGACCCCCGCCCGGGCATCCCGTTCAGCCAGGGATGGTGGTGGGGCCTCTTCGCGGGGCAGTACGTCCTGAGCTGGGCCGGGCAGACGAGGGCCAGCCTCCGGGCCGGCCTGCGCGCGGACACCTCCACCGAGGCGCCGCCGCTCCTCGGCTTCTCCCAGGTCGCGGTCGACGTCGCGCAGTGGCACCAGTGGCAGTCGGTGGTCACGATCGCGGCCGGCTTGCTCGCCGTCGTCGTCGTGCGCAACGTCACCCGGCTCGTCATGACCGGTCAAACCGGACAATCCCAGTCCACGAACACGACAACGTCATTGACAGGCTGA